A genomic window from Nitrospirota bacterium includes:
- the carA gene encoding glutamine-hydrolyzing carbamoyl-phosphate synthase small subunit: protein MTRARKRPAILALADGSVFRGTAFGAEGDSLGEVVFNTSLSGYQEILTDPSYRGQIVVMTAPQIGNYGVNPEDVESGRVWAEGFVVKECSPMSSNWRSRQNLNEYLKDAGIVGIEGIDTRALTKHLRDSGAQEGVLSTVDLDERRLIAKAKASPGLVGRDLVRDVTCREPYAWTEGPWSPSARPSPLAGEGRVGGRPRVTVYDFGVKRNILRNLVHSRCDVTVVPATTPAAEALASNPDGVVLANGPGDPAAVTYAVEAARGLIGRVPIFGICLGHQILGLAMGGTTSKLKFGHHGGNQPVLDLATNQVTITAQNHGFTVDLDSLGGEVEATHVNLNDRTVEGLRHKTLPVFSVQYHPEASPGPHDAGYLFQRFVEVLGTERRA, encoded by the coding sequence ATGACGCGAGCGCGTAAGCGGCCCGCGATCCTCGCATTGGCCGACGGAAGCGTGTTTCGCGGAACCGCGTTCGGCGCGGAGGGCGATTCCCTGGGCGAGGTGGTGTTCAACACCAGCCTCTCCGGCTACCAAGAAATCCTCACTGATCCGTCGTACCGCGGTCAGATCGTGGTCATGACCGCCCCCCAGATCGGCAACTACGGGGTCAACCCGGAAGACGTGGAGTCCGGACGGGTGTGGGCCGAAGGCTTCGTGGTCAAGGAGTGCTCGCCGATGTCGAGCAACTGGCGCAGCCGCCAGAACCTCAACGAATACTTGAAGGATGCGGGGATCGTGGGCATCGAAGGGATCGACACCCGCGCGCTCACCAAGCACCTTCGCGACAGCGGCGCGCAAGAAGGCGTGTTGTCCACGGTCGACCTGGATGAACGCCGGTTGATCGCCAAGGCAAAAGCCTCACCGGGCTTGGTGGGCCGCGATCTGGTTCGCGACGTGACGTGTAGGGAGCCTTACGCTTGGACGGAGGGACCCTGGAGTCCCTCCGCTCGTCCCTCCCCCCTTGCGGGGGAGGGCAGGGTGGGGGGGAGACCTCGTGTTACGGTCTATGACTTCGGCGTGAAGCGCAACATCCTTCGCAACCTAGTCCATTCCCGCTGCGACGTCACGGTCGTTCCCGCGACCACGCCGGCCGCGGAAGCGTTGGCGTCAAACCCGGATGGGGTGGTGCTGGCCAACGGTCCGGGCGACCCCGCGGCCGTGACTTACGCGGTGGAGGCTGCGCGGGGTTTGATCGGGCGTGTGCCCATCTTCGGCATCTGCCTCGGGCATCAGATCCTGGGGCTGGCCATGGGCGGGACCACCTCCAAGTTGAAGTTCGGACACCACGGGGGCAACCAGCCGGTGCTGGATCTTGCGACCAACCAGGTGACGATCACGGCGCAGAACCACGGCTTCACCGTGGACCTTGACTCGCTGGGAGGAGAGGTCGAAGCCACGCACGTGAATCTGAACGATCGGACCGTCGAGGGCTTGCGCCACAAGACATTGCCGGTCTTCTCGGTCCAATACCACCCCGAAGCCTCCCCCGGCCCGCACGACGCGGGTTATTTGTTCCAACGGTTCGTGGAGGTTCTGGGTACGGAGAGGCGCGCTTGA
- a CDS encoding dihydroorotase, producing the protein MTTQTNGGSLLIRGGRVIDPAAGLDAICDVEIADGKIAACGPGLKPGPRTALFNATGLVVCPGFIDLHTHVREPGYEYKETVKTATESAAAGGFTTVFAMPNTNPINDTRAVTELVLDLARREGAINVRPVGAVTKGSRGEELAEIGELVEAGCAAISDDGRPVTSSLVMRRALEYTLSFGVPVIDHCEDLALSSGGVMHEGKVSTMLGLRGVPAAAETVMVARDLALAELTGGRLHLAHMSCAASVRMIREAKARGVRVTAEACPHHFTLTDEAVIGFKADAKMNPPLRSREDVLAVIEGLKDGTIDAIATDHAPHAPEEKSWPIAEAPFGVVGLETALPLALALSAEGHLSLPQVIALMTSKPAAVMRIDRGSLRVGAPADVTVIDPEAEWVVDPAQFRSKSRNTPFAGWKMRGRVIKTLVGGKVVYDASA; encoded by the coding sequence ATGACGACCCAGACCAACGGCGGTTCGCTCCTGATCCGCGGCGGGCGGGTCATCGACCCGGCCGCTGGCCTGGACGCGATCTGCGACGTCGAGATCGCCGACGGAAAGATTGCGGCCTGCGGCCCCGGCCTCAAGCCCGGACCCAGGACCGCTCTCTTCAACGCGACCGGGCTGGTGGTCTGCCCCGGGTTCATCGATCTGCACACGCACGTGCGCGAGCCCGGATACGAATACAAGGAAACGGTCAAGACCGCCACCGAGTCAGCGGCCGCGGGTGGATTCACCACGGTGTTCGCCATGCCCAACACCAACCCGATCAACGACACCCGAGCCGTCACCGAGTTGGTGCTCGACCTGGCGCGGCGAGAGGGCGCGATCAACGTCAGGCCGGTGGGCGCCGTCACCAAAGGATCGCGGGGCGAGGAGTTGGCCGAAATCGGCGAATTGGTCGAAGCGGGCTGCGCCGCGATCTCCGACGACGGACGGCCCGTGACCAGCAGCCTGGTCATGCGTCGCGCGCTGGAGTACACGCTGTCGTTCGGCGTGCCGGTCATCGACCACTGCGAAGATCTGGCCCTGTCCAGCGGCGGCGTGATGCACGAGGGCAAGGTGTCGACCATGCTGGGACTCAGAGGCGTGCCGGCAGCGGCCGAGACCGTGATGGTCGCGCGCGACCTGGCCCTGGCCGAGCTGACCGGCGGGCGGCTGCACCTGGCGCACATGAGCTGCGCCGCGTCGGTGCGCATGATCCGCGAAGCCAAAGCGCGGGGCGTTCGCGTGACCGCCGAGGCCTGCCCGCATCACTTCACGTTGACCGACGAGGCCGTGATCGGGTTCAAGGCCGACGCCAAGATGAACCCGCCGCTGCGGAGCCGCGAGGACGTGCTCGCCGTCATCGAGGGGTTGAAGGACGGCACGATCGATGCGATCGCCACGGACCACGCGCCCCACGCGCCCGAGGAGAAGTCCTGGCCCATTGCGGAGGCCCCGTTCGGCGTGGTGGGGTTGGAGACCGCGCTGCCGCTGGCGCTGGCGTTGAGCGCGGAGGGCCATCTGTCGCTGCCGCAGGTGATCGCGCTCATGACCTCCAAGCCGGCCGCGGTGATGCGCATTGATCGCGGCAGCCTGCGCGTGGGCGCGCCCGCGGACGTGACCGTGATCGATCCAGAGGCGGAATGGGTGGTCGATCCGGCGCAGTTCCGTTCGAAAAGCCGCAACACGCCGTTTGCCGGGTGGAAGATGCGCGGCCGCGTGATCAAGACCCTGGTGGGGGGGAAGGTGGTGTATGACGCGAGCGCGTAA
- a CDS encoding aspartate carbamoyltransferase catalytic subunit: MNLKHKDLLAIRDLDVDELRLLLDTAESFKEVAGREIKKVPTLRGRTVVNLFFEPSTRTRSSFELAAKRLSADVINVSASSSSVVKGETLLDTAKNLEAMGADVIVVRHGEAGAPALLGRHLRCSVINAGDGAHEHPTQAILDLSTILERKGRLEGLTVAIVGDVRHSRVARSNLWGLTKLGATVRLAGPPTMVPPELKDFGAEIHYTLDPALEGADVVMALRLQLERQGAGFFPSLREYSRLWGLTRERLQRAKPDVLVMHPGPVNRGVELAPDVADGLCSVILGQVANGIAVRMAALYLLTGGKSDSVTMAANQ, translated from the coding sequence ATGAATCTCAAACACAAGGATCTGTTGGCGATTCGCGACTTGGACGTGGACGAACTGCGCCTGTTGCTCGACACTGCGGAATCGTTCAAAGAAGTCGCGGGGCGGGAGATCAAAAAGGTCCCCACCCTGCGCGGGCGCACGGTCGTCAATCTGTTCTTCGAACCCAGTACGCGCACGCGCTCGTCCTTCGAGTTGGCGGCCAAGCGGTTGTCGGCGGACGTTATCAACGTGTCCGCCTCCTCCAGCAGCGTGGTGAAGGGCGAAACGCTCCTGGACACGGCCAAGAACCTGGAGGCCATGGGCGCGGACGTGATCGTGGTCCGCCACGGGGAAGCCGGCGCTCCCGCCCTGCTGGGGCGGCACCTGCGGTGCTCCGTGATCAACGCGGGCGACGGGGCGCACGAGCACCCCACCCAGGCGATTCTGGACTTGTCCACGATCCTGGAACGCAAAGGACGACTCGAGGGCTTGACCGTCGCGATTGTGGGCGACGTGCGTCACAGCCGGGTCGCGCGATCCAACCTCTGGGGTCTCACCAAGCTGGGCGCGACCGTGCGGCTGGCCGGGCCGCCGACCATGGTGCCTCCGGAGTTGAAGGACTTCGGCGCGGAGATCCACTACACGCTCGATCCCGCATTGGAGGGCGCGGACGTGGTGATGGCCTTGCGACTGCAACTGGAGCGTCAAGGCGCGGGGTTCTTTCCCTCGCTGCGGGAGTACAGCCGGCTGTGGGGCTTGACCCGGGAACGACTGCAACGGGCCAAGCCCGACGTCCTGGTCATGCACCCCGGCCCGGTGAATCGGGGCGTGGAACTGGCTCCGGACGTGGCGGACGGCCTCTGTTCCGTGATCCTGGGCCAGGTGGCGAACGGGATCGCGGTACGGATGGCGGCGCTCTACCTGTTGACCGGCGGCAAATCGGATTCCGTCACCATGGCGGCAAACCAATGA
- the pyrR gene encoding bifunctional pyr operon transcriptional regulator/uracil phosphoribosyltransferase PyrR has translation MSTVKAAERQVLDESGVQRALSRMAHEIIERHKGVEALVLVGIRTNGVYLARRLAAKLAEIEGADVPLGELDITLYRDDLSTIRSHPLLRKTEIPFDLTDRKVILVDDVLYTGRTIRAAMDGVMDLGRPRLIQLAVLIDRGHRELPIRADYVGKNIPTGSDERVKVFLREEGQDDRVAILPGPERSVA, from the coding sequence ATGTCCACGGTGAAGGCCGCGGAACGCCAGGTGTTGGATGAGTCCGGCGTGCAGCGAGCGCTGTCGCGGATGGCGCACGAGATCATCGAGCGCCACAAGGGCGTGGAAGCGCTGGTGTTGGTGGGCATTCGCACCAACGGCGTCTATCTCGCCCGTCGACTGGCCGCGAAGCTGGCCGAGATCGAGGGCGCGGACGTCCCCCTGGGCGAACTCGACATCACGCTCTACCGCGACGACCTGTCCACCATCAGGTCCCATCCGCTGCTTCGAAAGACCGAGATCCCGTTCGACCTCACGGATCGCAAGGTGATTTTGGTCGACGACGTGCTCTACACCGGCCGCACCATCCGCGCCGCCATGGACGGGGTGATGGACCTCGGCCGGCCGCGGCTGATCCAGCTCGCGGTCTTGATCGATCGCGGGCACCGCGAGTTGCCGATCCGGGCCGATTACGTCGGCAAGAACATCCCGACCGGGTCGGACGAACGGGTCAAGGTGTTTCTCCGCGAAGAGGGGCAGGATGATCGCGTCGCCATCCTCCCGGGGCCGGAGAGGAGCGTCGCATGA
- a CDS encoding efflux RND transporter periplasmic adaptor subunit: MQRPSTDPVDLSALRIDRSRDRGPRPGSRRSLAWGLAGLVLVVGGWTWYALSASPVVVDVAGVTTISGTGAAAVLHASGYVVAQRQANVASKATGRLVALYVGPGDRVKNGQILAKIESADVTARLHQAQANEAAARAALAQARAAADEATLDYERKRGLLDAQLVSQADFDVSSARHATAQAGVASAQAVVAAAEAAVRAAAVELDNTVIRAPFDGTVLTKNADVGEIVAPFGSSTTARAAVVRIADMASLMVEADVSERYLDQVTIGLPCEITLDAYPQQRYHGVVETIVPTADRAKATVLTKIRFADRDPRVLPEMSAKVAFLSSGEAPAQTARLAVPDQAVVSRNDRRVVYVVRNDRAVETAVTTGATANGLTEVRDGVGPGERVIVNPPDDLQDGAPVAARATPG; encoded by the coding sequence TTGCAGCGACCAAGCACCGATCCCGTCGATCTTTCGGCGCTCCGCATCGACCGCAGCCGCGACCGCGGTCCGCGCCCGGGCTCCCGCCGTTCGTTGGCGTGGGGGTTGGCCGGCCTGGTATTGGTCGTCGGCGGGTGGACGTGGTACGCCTTGAGTGCGTCGCCCGTTGTGGTCGACGTCGCCGGCGTGACCACGATCTCGGGGACCGGCGCAGCCGCGGTCCTCCACGCCAGCGGCTACGTGGTGGCGCAGCGACAGGCCAACGTGGCGTCGAAAGCCACCGGACGGCTCGTGGCCCTGTACGTGGGGCCGGGGGACCGCGTCAAGAACGGGCAGATCCTCGCCAAGATCGAGAGCGCGGACGTCACCGCCCGGCTCCATCAGGCCCAGGCCAACGAGGCCGCGGCACGCGCGGCCCTGGCGCAGGCACGCGCCGCGGCCGACGAGGCGACTTTGGATTACGAGCGCAAGCGCGGACTGCTGGACGCCCAGTTGGTGTCGCAAGCTGATTTCGACGTCTCCTCGGCGCGCCACGCCACGGCGCAGGCCGGCGTGGCGTCGGCGCAAGCCGTGGTCGCGGCCGCCGAAGCCGCGGTGCGCGCCGCGGCCGTGGAGTTGGACAACACGGTGATCCGCGCGCCGTTCGACGGGACCGTGCTGACCAAGAACGCCGACGTGGGGGAAATCGTCGCGCCGTTCGGGTCCTCCACCACGGCTCGGGCCGCGGTCGTCAGAATCGCGGACATGGCCTCGTTGATGGTGGAGGCCGATGTCTCGGAACGGTACCTCGATCAAGTCACCATCGGCTTACCCTGCGAGATCACGCTCGACGCCTACCCGCAGCAGCGCTACCACGGCGTGGTCGAGACCATCGTCCCGACCGCGGATCGGGCCAAAGCCACGGTGCTCACCAAGATTCGATTCGCGGACCGCGACCCCCGCGTGTTGCCGGAGATGAGCGCGAAAGTGGCGTTTCTCTCGAGTGGGGAGGCGCCCGCGCAGACGGCCCGCCTCGCGGTTCCCGACCAGGCGGTCGTGTCGAGGAACGATCGCCGCGTGGTATACGTGGTCCGGAACGATCGGGCCGTCGAAACCGCGGTGACCACCGGCGCCACTGCGAACGGGTTGACCGAAGTCCGCGACGGCGTGGGGCCGGGTGAGCGCGTGATCGTCAACCCTCCGGACGATCTGCAGGACGGCGCGCCCGTGGCGGCTCGCGCGACTCCGGGATGA
- a CDS encoding ABC transporter permease, producing the protein MTLLRLIVYNALRHKLRTVLTVLGLAIAVLAFAMLRTMVDAWYAGVNASQQNRLISRNAVSLAFPLPLAYRDRIAQVPGITAVTYGDWFGGVYIDEKNFFAQFGVDADTWFRVYPEYRVPPDQMDAFSQERNAAIVGRKLAERYGWHLGDTVRLRGTFYPGDWDFVIRGIYAADPNVKTADETQMFFHWDSLEQYLRQTLADAAGHVGFYAFTIDRTQDPAAIGRAVDALFANSLAETLTETEREFQLGFVSMTEAILLAIQAISIMIVGLILIVLANTMAMSARERATEYAVMKTMGFSPARLAVLIAGESLVIAIAGGFVGMLAVFPLAEAFGAAVGTFFPVFKISGATLAAASGLDLAAAVVAAAIPSWFVARTTVAEGLRHVG; encoded by the coding sequence GTGACGCTGCTGCGATTGATCGTCTACAACGCCTTGCGCCACAAGCTGCGCACCGTGCTCACCGTGCTGGGCCTGGCCATCGCGGTGCTCGCGTTCGCCATGCTGCGGACCATGGTGGACGCGTGGTACGCAGGGGTGAACGCGTCGCAACAGAATCGCCTCATCTCCCGCAACGCGGTCTCGCTCGCGTTTCCCCTGCCGCTGGCCTATCGCGATCGTATCGCGCAAGTACCCGGCATCACCGCGGTCACGTACGGCGACTGGTTCGGCGGCGTGTACATCGACGAGAAGAACTTCTTCGCCCAGTTCGGCGTGGATGCGGACACATGGTTTCGGGTATACCCGGAATACCGGGTCCCTCCGGATCAGATGGACGCGTTTTCGCAGGAACGGAACGCCGCGATCGTGGGACGCAAACTTGCCGAGCGATACGGCTGGCACCTGGGCGATACCGTGAGATTGCGCGGCACGTTCTACCCGGGGGATTGGGACTTCGTGATCCGCGGGATCTACGCGGCGGACCCCAATGTGAAAACCGCCGACGAAACCCAGATGTTCTTCCACTGGGATTCGCTGGAGCAGTATCTGCGGCAGACGCTCGCCGACGCCGCGGGGCACGTGGGGTTCTACGCCTTCACCATCGACAGAACCCAGGACCCCGCCGCGATCGGCCGAGCCGTCGATGCCTTGTTCGCGAACTCCTTGGCTGAGACGTTGACCGAGACCGAACGGGAATTCCAACTGGGATTCGTGTCCATGACCGAAGCCATTCTACTCGCGATCCAGGCGATCTCGATCATGATCGTGGGCCTGATCCTGATCGTGCTCGCCAATACCATGGCCATGTCCGCGCGGGAACGCGCGACCGAGTATGCGGTGATGAAGACGATGGGCTTCTCTCCGGCCCGCCTCGCGGTGCTGATCGCCGGGGAGTCGCTCGTGATCGCGATCGCCGGAGGCTTCGTCGGCATGCTCGCGGTCTTCCCGCTCGCCGAGGCCTTCGGCGCCGCGGTCGGAACGTTTTTCCCGGTCTTCAAGATCTCGGGGGCCACGCTGGCGGCCGCCTCCGGGTTGGACCTTGCGGCGGCGGTGGTGGCGGCCGCGATCCCGTCATGGTTCGTGGCCCGAACCACGGTGGCAGAGGGTCTGAGGCACGTGGGATGA
- a CDS encoding ABC transporter permease: MKIPIAYSLRNLGARRLTTLMTASGMALVVFVLAAVLMLAHGLERTMVSTGSPDNALITRRSATSEVQSFLSREQAAIIMASDEITRGPDGVPLGGSETVTIINLPKRGSGKPSNVQIRGASALAMTLRPQIKLVEGRLWQPGSSEVVVGRGIASRFQGTGLGETIRFALRDWTVVGVFDGGGSGFDSEIWVDADQLMQAFRRTLFSSALVRVPDARAFDALKARLETDPRLTVEVKREIDYYAAQSEMFATFIRVVGLLVTVVFSLGAVVGAMITMYAAVSNRTQEIGALRALGFGRGAVWGAFVVESLGLSLLGGLLGVGAAALLQFVSISSVNFATFTEIAFGFSLSPQIVAQSLVFSAVMGFVGGVLPAVRASRLKIVEALRTP, from the coding sequence ATGAAGATTCCGATCGCCTACAGCCTTCGCAATCTCGGAGCCCGGCGACTGACCACGCTCATGACCGCCTCCGGGATGGCGTTGGTGGTGTTCGTCCTCGCCGCGGTCCTGATGCTGGCCCACGGGTTGGAGCGCACCATGGTCAGCACCGGCTCCCCGGACAACGCGCTGATCACCCGGCGGTCAGCCACCTCCGAGGTGCAGAGTTTTCTCTCGCGCGAACAGGCCGCGATCATCATGGCCTCCGACGAGATCACCCGGGGACCGGACGGCGTGCCCCTCGGAGGATCGGAAACCGTGACGATCATCAACCTTCCCAAGCGAGGCAGCGGCAAGCCGTCGAACGTCCAGATCCGCGGCGCCTCGGCACTGGCGATGACGCTGCGCCCGCAGATCAAACTGGTCGAGGGACGCCTCTGGCAACCAGGATCGTCCGAAGTGGTGGTGGGCCGCGGCATTGCGTCGCGTTTTCAGGGGACCGGACTGGGCGAGACCATACGTTTCGCGCTGCGCGATTGGACCGTGGTGGGCGTCTTCGACGGAGGCGGCAGCGGCTTCGATTCGGAGATTTGGGTGGACGCGGACCAACTGATGCAGGCGTTTCGCCGCACCCTGTTTTCGTCCGCGCTCGTTCGCGTGCCGGACGCGCGGGCCTTCGATGCGCTCAAAGCCCGGCTGGAGACCGATCCCCGCCTCACCGTGGAGGTCAAACGGGAAATCGACTACTACGCGGCGCAGTCCGAGATGTTCGCCACGTTTATCCGCGTGGTGGGGTTGCTCGTGACCGTGGTGTTCAGCCTCGGTGCCGTGGTCGGCGCCATGATCACCATGTACGCCGCCGTGTCCAACCGCACCCAGGAGATCGGCGCGCTCCGAGCGCTGGGATTCGGCCGCGGCGCGGTCTGGGGCGCCTTCGTGGTCGAGTCGCTCGGGTTGTCGCTGCTCGGAGGGTTACTCGGGGTGGGGGCGGCCGCGCTGCTGCAGTTCGTCTCGATTTCTTCCGTCAATTTCGCCACGTTCACGGAAATCGCGTTCGGGTTTTCCTTGTCCCCGCAGATCGTGGCCCAGTCATTGGTGTTCTCCGCAGTGATGGGATTTGTCGGCGGGGTGCTTCCAGCCGTTCGCGCGAGCCGTCTTAAGATCGTTGAGGCGCTGCGCACCCCCTGA
- a CDS encoding class I SAM-dependent methyltransferase: protein MRVPRLVERRRIRASDPSPPVVLVSSRAASPRAAQRAERSPWLRRAYTLWAPFYDAAVASALRESRRKSLGTLGDVSGQRILLVGVGTGLDIPWLKPGATYVGVDLTAAMIGRAKAKAREYDAPIRLVRGDGMELPLRDGSFDRAVLHLIVAVVPNPHALLSEVARVVRPGGTIHILDKFLRPGQNAPLRRWFSPLLGRLATNTDVVFEEVLASCPGLELVRDEPDLGRGWFRRIVLKRPR, encoded by the coding sequence ATGCGCGTTCCCCGGCTGGTTGAGAGGCGGCGGATACGCGCCTCCGATCCGTCCCCTCCGGTCGTCCTCGTCTCATCCCGTGCGGCTTCTCCGCGCGCGGCTCAACGCGCGGAGCGATCACCATGGCTTCGGCGCGCCTACACCTTGTGGGCGCCGTTTTACGACGCCGCGGTGGCGTCGGCGCTGCGCGAGAGTCGGCGAAAGAGTCTGGGGACGCTCGGCGACGTGTCGGGCCAACGAATTCTCCTGGTCGGCGTGGGGACCGGACTCGACATCCCGTGGCTCAAGCCGGGCGCAACCTACGTGGGAGTCGACCTGACCGCTGCGATGATCGGACGGGCCAAAGCCAAAGCCCGCGAATACGACGCGCCGATCCGTCTGGTCCGCGGCGACGGCATGGAGCTGCCGCTTCGCGACGGTTCGTTCGATCGCGCCGTGCTGCACTTGATCGTTGCCGTGGTGCCGAACCCGCACGCGCTTCTGAGCGAGGTGGCGCGGGTCGTGCGGCCCGGGGGGACGATCCATATTCTCGACAAGTTTCTGCGCCCAGGCCAGAACGCGCCGCTCAGGCGGTGGTTCAGCCCCCTCCTCGGGCGGTTGGCCACCAACACCGACGTGGTGTTCGAAGAGGTTCTGGCATCGTGCCCCGGCCTGGAGCTGGTTCGCGACGAACCTGATTTGGGCCGCGGGTGGTTCCGGCGCATTGTCCTGAAGCGCCCCCGCTGA
- a CDS encoding PilZ domain-containing protein encodes MNQTQSVEQRPHVRLPFSGPATIRSGSTFLSGTIRNLSFSGCFIEVPPRFEIGTSMNITFSLDPHETQFVTTNGRIVRRAPHGIGVRFAYIDARTPGVVRQWIESRRQVP; translated from the coding sequence ATGAACCAGACCCAGTCGGTTGAGCAGAGACCACACGTTCGTCTCCCTTTTTCCGGGCCGGCCACGATTCGGTCCGGGTCGACCTTCCTGAGCGGGACGATCCGGAACCTGAGCTTCTCGGGGTGTTTCATCGAGGTCCCTCCGCGCTTCGAGATCGGCACCTCCATGAACATCACCTTCTCGCTGGACCCGCACGAGACCCAATTCGTCACCACCAACGGTCGGATCGTCCGACGCGCGCCGCACGGCATCGGCGTGCGGTTCGCGTACATCGACGCCCGCACGCCCGGCGTGGTCAGACAATGGATTGAATCCCGCCGTCAGGTTCCCTGA
- a CDS encoding cadherin-like beta sandwich domain-containing protein, with translation MRRDVFAVFGLVVIVAGILGGCASDDGPTGDPSLTALAVDLGPFNETFDSSVTAYTVSTVFLTTQTTVTATATEADATITVNGGTLTDPVSLVEGRNVLSVRVVTTGGAARVYTIEVTRGTEVNFAQQAYAKASNTGADDHFGYSVALNGDTMVVGAPSEDSAATGVDGDGTSNNAANSGAVYVFVRSGTTWSQQAYLKASNTGAGDQFGWSVSLEGETLVVGAPSEDSTAVGIDGDQADDSASNAGAVYVFVRSGTTWTQQAYLKASNTGAGDRFGWRVALSGETVTVGALGEDSVATGIDGDQADDSASNAGAVYVFTRSGTIWSQEAYVKASNTDAGDVFGVSVALSGDTLAAGAAGESSIATGIDGTPQTSNGATSSGAVYVFTRAGTAWAQQAYLKASNTGAADAFGTSLALEGDTLAVGAPLEDSATTGIDSVGNNSAIDTGAVYVFFRSGGITGTWAQQAYVKASNTNAGDLFGWRVALSGDTLAIGAPSEDSAATGVDATGVGQPDNSAATAGAVYVFSRSGTTWSQLDYVKASNTAGLDGFGGSVAVSIDTVAVGAIGEDSNAMGIDGDQANNIATTAGAVYVLQ, from the coding sequence ATGAGACGGGACGTGTTCGCGGTGTTCGGCTTGGTCGTGATAGTGGCGGGGATTCTCGGGGGATGTGCCAGTGATGATGGCCCCACCGGCGATCCGTCCTTGACCGCCCTGGCAGTTGATCTGGGGCCGTTCAACGAGACGTTTGATTCCAGCGTGACCGCGTACACGGTCAGCACGGTTTTTCTCACCACTCAAACTACGGTCACGGCCACTGCAACTGAAGCGGACGCGACGATCACCGTCAACGGCGGGACCCTTACGGACCCCGTCAGCCTGGTGGAAGGTCGCAATGTCTTGAGTGTTCGAGTGGTCACCACCGGCGGCGCGGCGAGGGTGTATACCATCGAAGTGACGCGCGGCACCGAGGTCAACTTCGCGCAGCAGGCGTACGCCAAAGCCTCGAACACCGGAGCTGACGACCACTTCGGCTATAGCGTGGCCTTGAACGGCGACACCATGGTCGTGGGCGCGCCTTCGGAGGACAGTGCGGCGACCGGGGTGGATGGAGATGGCACGAGCAACAACGCGGCGAACTCCGGGGCGGTGTACGTGTTCGTGCGCAGCGGGACGACCTGGAGCCAGCAGGCGTATCTCAAAGCCTCGAACACCGGCGCTGGAGATCAGTTCGGCTGGAGCGTGTCGCTGGAGGGCGAGACCTTGGTAGTCGGGGCTCCCTCGGAAGACAGCACGGCCGTTGGGATCGACGGGGACCAGGCGGACGACAGCGCGTCGAATGCCGGGGCCGTGTACGTGTTCGTGCGCAGCGGAACGACCTGGACCCAGCAGGCGTACCTCAAAGCGTCGAACACGGGCGCCGGGGATCGATTCGGTTGGCGGGTGGCGTTGAGCGGAGAGACCGTAACAGTGGGCGCGCTCGGAGAAGACAGCGTAGCGACCGGCATCGACGGGGACCAGGCGGACGACAGCGCGTCGAATGCCGGGGCGGTGTACGTGTTCACCCGCAGCGGGACGATCTGGAGCCAGGAAGCCTACGTCAAAGCATCCAATACCGATGCCGGAGACGTGTTCGGGGTGAGCGTGGCGCTCAGCGGTGACACGCTGGCGGCGGGCGCGGCCGGGGAGAGCAGCATTGCCACGGGCATCGACGGCACTCCCCAGACCAGCAACGGCGCGACCAGCTCTGGCGCGGTGTACGTGTTCACCCGCGCCGGCACCGCGTGGGCACAACAGGCCTACCTCAAAGCCTCCAACACCGGGGCGGCCGACGCGTTCGGCACGAGCCTGGCATTGGAGGGCGACACCCTGGCAGTCGGCGCGCCGTTGGAAGACAGTGCGACCACGGGAATCGACAGCGTAGGCAACAACAGCGCGATCGATACCGGCGCGGTGTATGTGTTCTTCCGCAGCGGCGGGATCACCGGAACGTGGGCGCAACAGGCGTACGTGAAGGCGTCCAATACGAACGCGGGCGACCTGTTCGGGTGGAGAGTGGCGCTGAGCGGCGATACCCTGGCAATCGGGGCGCCGTCCGAGGACAGCGCGGCCACCGGCGTCGACGCGACCGGGGTGGGGCAACCCGACAACAGCGCTGCGACCGCCGGGGCGGTCTATGTGTTCTCCCGCAGCGGCACAACCTGGAGCCAGCTCGACTACGTGAAGGCCTCCAACACCGCCGGCCTCGACGGCTTTGGCGGGAGCGTGGCGGTGAGCATAGATACCGTGGCGGTCGGGGCGATCGGCGAAGACAGCAACGCGATGGGCATCGACGGCGATCAGGCCAACAACATCGCAACCACTGCGGGGGCTGTTTACGTCCTGCAATGA